The following proteins are encoded in a genomic region of Triticum dicoccoides isolate Atlit2015 ecotype Zavitan chromosome 1B, WEW_v2.0, whole genome shotgun sequence:
- the LOC119307694 gene encoding solute carrier family 35 member F2-like isoform X1 — protein MVTTDIKKKDATGLLLVLFLGQLLAFSMAGASFASSFLANLGVDAPLTQSFFAYLLLTLVYLPIFLHRRQKPRIPWYWYLALAFVDTQGGYLVVKAYQYSSITSVTLLDCWTVVWVIILTWYALGTRYSFWQFLGAGTCVAGLGLVLLSDAKSSDEQDPGQMPLLGDALVIVGTVCFAFSNVGAEYCVKKNDRVELVAMVGLFQLLVSTIQIFIFERKSLEAIAWSPTTISSFAGYAIAIFTFSSITPFVLKMSGSTLFNLSLLTSDMWAVAIGLLFYQQQINWLYYLAFSVVAIGLIVYSLNESSPVDGTTKGTEAAAHYQQLPSEGSSTSGSNLDSQENKQLEEAHIC, from the exons ATGGTCACCACGGATATCAAGAAGAAGGATGCGACGGGTCTGCTGCTCGTGCTCTTCCTCGGCCAGCTCTTGGCCTTCTCCATGGCAGGCGCCAGCTTCGCCTCGTCCTTCCTTGCCAATCTTG GAGTTGATGCACCACTCACACAGTCATTCTTCGCATACCTCCTGTTGACCTTAGTTTATTTACCAATCTTCTTGCATCGACGACAAAAGCCGCGG ATACCTTGGTATTGGTACTTAGCGTTGGCCTTCGTCGATACGCAGGGGGGCTATCTGG TTGTCAAGGCATACCAGTACTCATCGATCACCAGTGTAACATTGTTGGATTGTTGGACTGTTGTCTGGGTCATCATACTCACATGGTACGCACTAGGCACGAGATACTCTTTCTGGCAATTTCTAGGGGCAGGGACCTGCGTGGCAGGCCTAGGTCTTGTGCTCCTTTCAGATGCAAAATCTTCAGATGAGCAAG ATCCAGGTCAAATGCCACTTCTAGGGGATGCCCTTGTTATTGTCGGGACAGTTTGCTTTGCATTTAGCAATGTTGGGGCG GAATACTGTGTCAAGAAGAACGACCGAGTGGAACTTGTTGCGATGGTTGGACTATTTCAGTTGCTTGTCAGTACAATTCAGAT ATTTATATTCGAAAGAAAGAGCCTAGAAGCAATTGCCTGGTCTCCAACAACG ATTAGTTCATTCGCCGGATATGCCATTGCAATATTTACGTTCTCCTCCATTACTCCATTTGTCCTTAAG ATGAGTGGATCAACGTTGTTTAATCTCTCACTCTTGACATCTGACATGTGGGCAGTAGCCATTGGACTATTGTTCTATCAACAACAG ATCAACTGGCTGTACTACCTAGCATTCTCAGTTGTGGCCATTGGATTAATCGTCTACTCACTGAA TGAGAGTTCTCCGGTCGATGGAACAACTAAGGGTACAGAAGCGGCAGCTCACTATCAACAACTTCCAAGTGAAGGTAGCTCAACAAGTGGTTCTAATTTGGACAGCCAAGAAAACAAGCAACTGGAAGAAGCTCACATCTGTTAG
- the LOC119307694 gene encoding solute carrier family 35 member F2-like isoform X2 yields MRRVCCSCSSSASSWPSPWQAPASPRPSLPILIPWYWYLALAFVDTQGGYLVVKAYQYSSITSVTLLDCWTVVWVIILTWYALGTRYSFWQFLGAGTCVAGLGLVLLSDAKSSDEQDPGQMPLLGDALVIVGTVCFAFSNVGAEYCVKKNDRVELVAMVGLFQLLVSTIQIFIFERKSLEAIAWSPTTISSFAGYAIAIFTFSSITPFVLKMSGSTLFNLSLLTSDMWAVAIGLLFYQQQINWLYYLAFSVVAIGLIVYSLNESSPVDGTTKGTEAAAHYQQLPSEGSSTSGSNLDSQENKQLEEAHIC; encoded by the exons ATGCGACGGGTCTGCTGCTCGTGCTCTTCCTCGGCCAGCTCTTGGCCTTCTCCATGGCAGGCGCCAGCTTCGCCTCGTCCTTCCTTGCCAATCTTG ATACCTTGGTATTGGTACTTAGCGTTGGCCTTCGTCGATACGCAGGGGGGCTATCTGG TTGTCAAGGCATACCAGTACTCATCGATCACCAGTGTAACATTGTTGGATTGTTGGACTGTTGTCTGGGTCATCATACTCACATGGTACGCACTAGGCACGAGATACTCTTTCTGGCAATTTCTAGGGGCAGGGACCTGCGTGGCAGGCCTAGGTCTTGTGCTCCTTTCAGATGCAAAATCTTCAGATGAGCAAG ATCCAGGTCAAATGCCACTTCTAGGGGATGCCCTTGTTATTGTCGGGACAGTTTGCTTTGCATTTAGCAATGTTGGGGCG GAATACTGTGTCAAGAAGAACGACCGAGTGGAACTTGTTGCGATGGTTGGACTATTTCAGTTGCTTGTCAGTACAATTCAGAT ATTTATATTCGAAAGAAAGAGCCTAGAAGCAATTGCCTGGTCTCCAACAACG ATTAGTTCATTCGCCGGATATGCCATTGCAATATTTACGTTCTCCTCCATTACTCCATTTGTCCTTAAG ATGAGTGGATCAACGTTGTTTAATCTCTCACTCTTGACATCTGACATGTGGGCAGTAGCCATTGGACTATTGTTCTATCAACAACAG ATCAACTGGCTGTACTACCTAGCATTCTCAGTTGTGGCCATTGGATTAATCGTCTACTCACTGAA TGAGAGTTCTCCGGTCGATGGAACAACTAAGGGTACAGAAGCGGCAGCTCACTATCAACAACTTCCAAGTGAAGGTAGCTCAACAAGTGGTTCTAATTTGGACAGCCAAGAAAACAAGCAACTGGAAGAAGCTCACATCTGTTAG